CTTGTTTCTGTGTGTAATGTAAATATGTAatggtttttatttatttattaacatGCAGGGTGAATTTCAGACTCAAAAGTGATACAGACCTTTTCACAATTGTAAAATGCAAGACTGCTGTTTCTTCTATTGAGGTACTGTAGTTAGTAGTATGTTATACGCTGTCTCTCTTTCATTGGAGATATGAATGAAGGTTGGTTGCTTTTATCCATTATTTACTGCTTGTTCTATAACTCCTTTCTAGGTCAGTCCAGATGGGAAGCAATTTTCAATAACATCTCCTGATCGTAGAATACGTGTGTTTTGGTTCAGAACTGGAAAACTGAGACGAGTATATGATGAATCTCTTGACGTAATGATTATATACTTATACCTATTTATGTTTAGACTTAAATCAACTTTATCTGTAGTTATATAAACTGAACATCTTACTTATGTAGGTGGCCCAAGAACTCCAGAGGAGAGATGTCCCTCTGTACAGGCTTGAGGCTATTGATTTTGGACGACGGATGgctgtagagagagaaattgagaaaacAGAAAATGTACCACAGCCTAATGCAGTTTTTGATGAAAGCTCCAACTTCCTCATATATGCCACCCTCCTTGGAATTAAAGTAAGATATAAAATGTCTTCATAAACAAAAGTGATAATATTGGCATGTTTATGGCTTATATTCTGATGCTTGTATCACTGTATTTCTCTAtcaacaaattacaaatagtGTGGTTTCAGTTTATACGGGAGTAACTCCTCTTGGTCTCTTATAGGTTGTAAATCTGCACACCAACAGAGTTTCCCGGATCCTCGGAAAGGTAGAGAACAATGATAGATTCCTAAGAATCGCCTTGTATCAAGGTGAAAAGAGCAGTAAAAAAGCTCGGAAAATCCCTGCTGCTGCTGCAAATGCCAATGAAAGCAAAGACCCATTTGTAGATCCTACTCTCTTGTGCTGTGCTTTTAAGAAGCATAGGATCTACTTATTCAGGTATTAATAATAGTGCTTGTACTAAATGTTAAGTGCTATGTTTTTAGTGCATCAAGTTATCAACGATCTTTCTCTTCCATTCCATTGATGGTCTTGTATGGATATTCTGATACTGTAAATGACTGACACCTTAATGGTGGTAGAAAACCTGTGTCTATGATGgatataatatatttgaattccGTCTCTAACCTGGCGGGAATGATTGTTGTTGCGTCTTTAGCCGGAGAGAACCTGAGGAACCTGAAGATACTACCAAGGGCAGAGATGTCTTTAATGAAAAACCACCTGCTGATGAATTATTGGCAGTATCAGATATTGGAAAAGCTGTTACGACTTCTCTCCCAGACAATGTGGTGAGTGATGTAGTATCTTTTTTACCCCCCAACTGGGTCCCTTTTTATGACTTTTCTCTAGAAAATGTTTTATGGTTATTTAGAACCTCTCTAAGTGACACTTAATGAGAGGGTTGGATGCTGTGGGCTTGCTAGTTTGTCCCTCCCCAGCCTATTCTTTTGTcctaatatcatttttaaatagtaGCTGATCATCTACCCCATGTTTACCAGATCATGCATACTACAATGGGTGATATCCACATGCGGTTATATCCAGAAGAATGCCCAAGAACAGTGGAGAATTTCACAACACACTGTAGAAATGGCTATTATGACAATCTGATCTTCCACCGGGTCATCAGAGGATTTATGATTCAGACAGGAGATCCTCTAGGAGATGGCACTGGTGGACAATCTATATGGGGAAGGGAATTTGAAGATGAATTCCATAAAAGGTATGTTTGACTTCTGATTCTGTTAGAATATCCTTGCACCTGGGTAAGCATATGTCGTGCCCTTGCCTCTGAGGCTTTTGATCTCCTTACCCTGGGAAAATACTTATGTACTAATGATCTGCTTGATTCATGCTCATGGACACTGACAACATGTCACCAGAAGGTCCTTGGTTCGAGTTGCCTAAAATTTATGATCCTTGCCAGAATGAAAGCATGCTTTTAACTGCTATATTTGATCATATAGggcttatttttaatttatttccacCCATTTATAACAATGTGACTTCTTAATGTGGTTCTCTAAATCTTTTATGGGTCCGATAAAGGTGGTGGTTGGTTGTTCATTTATGACAAAGCTAACAATGTTATATTGGTTGTGCAATGGGAAATGTGGTTTTGTATTGGTGTATGGTGAAGCCTTGCTGCAGTATTTGTCTGTGGATTGAATAACTACTaaccattttattattttatatgtagGTCGTAGGATACCAAGTACCATGGTCGCTCTTGCCTTTGTTATATAAGTTCCAATGTTCATAAACGTTCTATTTGTTTCTGCAGTTTGCGGCATGACAGGCCCTTCACGGTTTCAATGGCTAATGCTGGGCCGAACACCAATGGCtcccaattttttattaccACTGTTGCCACTCCATGGTTGGACAACAAGCACACTGTTTTTGGTAGAGTGGTTAAAGGAATGGATGTTGTACAGGTACCCATTCTGTTTATTATCCAATGTCTGTCTTCAATTTAAGGCTTGGTTGATAGCTCACTGGTCTTTTTGACTTAACAGGGGATAGAAAAAGTGAAGACAGACAAGACAGATAAGCCTTATCAAGATGTGAAAATCTTAAACGTGACTATCCCTAACTGAATCAATTTTCCTTGAAGCTCTTGGTTGAAAGCCATGAAGATGTGAGGCCACTTCTCTTTCTATGTTTAcgacttttttttatcaatttttccttttaatcgACCTCAGTAGTAACTATAAGCAACAGTTGTAACTTGTAAAACGATTGAGTTATTGCTATCAGTTATGAGGAGTGCAGAGCCTCTTCCATTCTTCTCGCATGTGACTGGAAAGTTCGATTATCTTCTCATGTTTGTCTCCGATTAGTCAAGTGTAGAGGCAGAAGGGTTAGAAGTTGGTCTTAAGGCGAAAGATAATGATTTTTGAAAGAACAAAGGAAACGAGGTGTGTATTGTTGGTAACTCTTTATTGTTAGCAGTTTTTCTCTGAGATAATGTTTTGTGCAGTACCAAATTTGTATATCATGGACTATATATTGGCATTACATGATGTGTATGCATCTGCGCCTTACCCATTATACATAGCTCAGACCGTtatttttgacgaattttCTGACATACTCTCGCTCAAGAccattttatgatattataacCACTCACGCATTGAACTAAAATTCTGGTTTAGCTAAATAAGTTTCTAGGTCTACATAAATTTCGAGCTTACATGAAATTTTGTACTCCGAGAATTTTGTTGTACTTagcaacaaataaataaagaaatttttgtTGTACGAGAAAGGTCATTTATTTGGGATTGACTTAG
The genomic region above belongs to Salvia hispanica cultivar TCC Black 2014 chromosome 3, UniMelb_Shisp_WGS_1.0, whole genome shotgun sequence and contains:
- the LOC125214977 gene encoding peptidyl-prolyl cis-trans isomerase CYP71, whose product is MEAAHNDNGNSAAAEEEEPMVGPGPAPRARPKRPLQFEQAYLDALPSANMYEKSYMHRDVVTHVAVSAAEFFISGSADGHIKFWKKKSTGIEFAKHFRSHLGPIEGLAVSVDGALCCTISNDRSVKIYDVFNYDMMAMIRLPFVAGCIEWVYKQGDVKGKLAISDRDSPSIHIYDARSGSNDSIASKEIHLGPIKSMKYNHEYDTVISADDKGVIEYWNPSTLQFPDTGVNFRLKSDTDLFTIVKCKTAVSSIEVSPDGKQFSITSPDRRIRVFWFRTGKLRRVYDESLDVAQELQRRDVPLYRLEAIDFGRRMAVEREIEKTENVPQPNAVFDESSNFLIYATLLGIKVVNLHTNRVSRILGKVENNDRFLRIALYQGEKSSKKARKIPAAAANANESKDPFVDPTLLCCAFKKHRIYLFSRREPEEPEDTTKGRDVFNEKPPADELLAVSDIGKAVTTSLPDNVIMHTTMGDIHMRLYPEECPRTVENFTTHCRNGYYDNLIFHRVIRGFMIQTGDPLGDGTGGQSIWGREFEDEFHKSLRHDRPFTVSMANAGPNTNGSQFFITTVATPWLDNKHTVFGRVVKGMDVVQGIEKVKTDKTDKPYQDVKILNVTIPN